A portion of the Stegostoma tigrinum isolate sSteTig4 chromosome 44, sSteTig4.hap1, whole genome shotgun sequence genome contains these proteins:
- the LOC132206873 gene encoding histone H1-like, translating into MSDSTAAETAPPASASTKPKSPKKKKAAASRKKPAGPGLGERIVKIVGENSDRKGTSLVAIKKALQRSGVNVEKQNAQIRMAAKRCLAKGSLVLVKGQGVSGSFKLAKNPVKAKVGKRARPAAAAKKAAVKKTTSKKVAAKKSPAKKATGKKAGGKKAATPKKAAKKAAPKKKTPVKKVIKTKSPKAAKPAPKSRKPKAKPKAKVTKKAAKK; encoded by the coding sequence ATGAGCGACAGTACAGCCGCCGAAACGGCTCCTCCAGCCTCCGCTAGCACCAAACCCAAGTCTCCCAAGAAGAAGAAGGCGGCGGCTTCCAGGAAGAAACCAGCCGGTCCCGGGTTGGGCGAGCGGATTGTGAAGATTGTCGGGGAGAACAGCGATCGGAAGGGGACGTCTCTGGTCGCTATAAAGAAGGCGCTGCAGAGAAGCGGGGTCAATGTGGAGAAGCAAAATGCACAGATCAGGATGGCTGCCAAGAGGTGCCTGGCGAAAGGCTCCCTGGTTCTGGTGAAGGGCCAGGGCGTCTCCGGCTCCTTCAAACTCGCAAAGAATCCAGTCAAGGCAAAAGTGGGAAAGAGGGCGAGACCAGCAGCAGCCGCCAAGAAAGCAGCCGTGAAGAAAACAACGAGCAAGAAGGTGGCAGCGAAAAAATCCCCAGCCAAGAAAGCAACAGGCAAGAAAGCGGGCGGCAAGAAGGCAGCAACGCCAAAGAAAGCGGCGAAGAAAGCAGCGCCGAAGAAAAAGACTCCCGTGAAGAAGGTGATAAAGACCAAGAGCCCCAAGGCCGCAAAGCCGGCCCCGAAATCGAGGAAACCGAAGGCCAAGCCCAAAGCGAAAgtgaccaagaaagcagcaaagaaatga